One genomic segment of Colias croceus chromosome 16, ilColCroc2.1 includes these proteins:
- the LOC123698750 gene encoding uncharacterized protein LOC123698750, translating into MPPPSVPPLPQRRATRPRALGRRVYSRSVAALEMGLDAIAASGQAAIVARSTAAGRRPVLVSEPQSGAGDESFLASPLTLSPAQSTESVSSITRSLTPSRQQAPASAATLTPGTLKRAAQAPLPRTPRFPAPLPGIPVGRFPSPPHRVGEKTLTASPPPPLNMPTMSSGSPMEIGTTGPTYASMAASQKSPALSPSTCSAAVAPAATNANINTTATVTAASASPSAAAGTASAAPPTKQPNRYPPLIVETLPDWPTHFRELKKVLGHTPNGRPFGKGVRFIPKTDQEFRLIQRYLTQLESNTGISWFCYSLPAERSVKVAIRGLPANTEPALVETELRELGFTPEHVRAIPARPGRPGCLMFAQLQRTPDLIPGIYEVSELLCMPGITIEAWRGRKGPAQCHRCQQFRHSSQNCHRPIACVRCGENHSAKECQRPREEPPTCANCGGAHTANNATCPIFRKETRNRRAGTVARTATSARVPATEADAPGSLMAAANQPGPTTKRRRKRGKRTQTRPPAAQPTAPLLAAPATAPPTTAPPTALPAASTSRPRSAPPVAPQPTQRSKKSKPSVVAAPIQGTKAKRAGGYPRTA; encoded by the exons ATGCCGCCGCCGAGCGTGCCGCCGCTGCCGCAGCGACGCGCGACCCGTCCGCGCGCACTGGGCCGCAGGGTCTATAGTCGGTCGGTTGCCGCACTTGAAATGGGCCTGGACGCCATTGCCGCATCCGGCCAGGCCGCAATTGTGGCCCGCTCAACAGCAGCTGGCCGGCGTCCTGTGTTGGTGTCGGAACCTCAGTCAGGAGCCGGCGATGAATCATTCCTGGCGAGTCCACTGACGTTATCGCCGGCCCAATCCACCGAATCCGTATCCTCAATTACTCGCTCACTCACACCGAGTCGTCAACAGGCCCCGGCTAGCGCCGCCACACTAACGCCGGGCACTTTGAAGCGCGCCGCACAGGCACCACTGCCACGTACTCCGCGCTTCCCAGCCCCCTTACCGGGTATTCCTGTGGGACGCTTTCCCTCCCCTCCCCATAGAGTAGGAGAGAAAACTCTCACAGCGTCCCCGCCTCCTCCTCTGAACATGCCGACGATGTCATCGGGCTCTCCTATGGAGATTGGGACAACCGGCCCGACATACGCGAGCATGGCCGCGTCCCAAAAATCCCCAGCGCTCTCACCCTCCACCTGCTCCGCTGCCGTCGCTCCCGCCGCGACTAACGCTAACATTAATACGACTGCGACCGTCACTGCAGCCTCTGCCTCCCCCTCTGCTGCTGCCGGCACTGCAAGCGCCGCGCCACCTACCAAACAGCCCAACCGCTACCCCCCTCTCATAGTGGAGACACTGCCCGACTGGCCGACCCACTTTAGGGAGCTAAAAAAGGTCCTTGGGCACACTCCTAACGGACGTCCATTTGGCAAGGGTGTCCGTTTTATACCAAAGACAGACCAGGAGTTCCGACTCATCCAGCGCTATCTTACGCAGCTGGAGAGCAACACCGGAATCTCTTGGTTCTGCTACTCGCTGCCCGCTGAGAGAAGCGTGAAAGTAGCGATCCGTGGTCTGCCGGCTAACACAGAACCGGCACTAGTGGAGACAGAGCTGCGCGAGCTCGGGTTTACTCCGGAACACGTGCGTGCAATCCCCGCTCGTCCAGGTAGGCCGGGCTGTCTGATGTTCGCGCAACTGCAGCGGACTCCGGACCTCATCCCAGGCATTTATGAGGTGAGCGAACTGCTCTGTATGCCTGGGATCACAATTGAGGCATGGCGCGGCAGAAAGGGGCCAGCGCAATGCCATCGATGCCAGCAATTTAGGCATTCCTCCCAAAACTGCCACCGGCCAATAGCCTGTGTGCGTTGCGGTGAGAACCACTCTGCAAAGGAATGCCAGCGTCCGCGCGAGGAACCACCAACGTGCGCCAACTGCGGCGGCGCCCATACGGCAAATAACGCGACCTGTCCGATATTCCGGAAGGAGACGCGCAACCGCCGAGCGGGCACCGTCGCGCGCACTGCTACAAGTGCGCGCGTGCCCGCAACTGAAGCCGATGCACCTGGCTCGCTCATGGCTGCCGCCAACCAGCCAGGGCCGACGACTAAACGCCGCCGTAAGCGTGGCAAACGCACCCAAACGCGGCCGCCAGCAGCACAGCCTACGGCGCCACTTTTGGCAGCGCCAGCCACTGCACCACCAACCACTGCACCGCCTACTGCTCTGCCGGCAGCATCTACCTCTAGGCCGCGCTCTGCACCACCAGTTGCGCCGCAGCCTACGCAGCGTAGCAAGAAGTCCAAGCCCTCCGTGGTCGCCGCCCCCATACAGGGGACGAAGGCGAAGC GTGCTGGTGGCTATCCAAGAACAGCGTGA
- the LOC123698751 gene encoding uncharacterized protein LOC123698751, with product MATRAVHIEAVSDLTSEGFLAAFKRFVARRGRCIQLWSDNGTNFVGASKELRNLFAIEKSQMPVDIASSLANNGTEWRFIPPHAPNFGGVWEAGIKSTKHHLRRVIGDSTLTYEELATVLVQIEACLNSRPLSVASSDSGDPNPLTPGHFLIGEPLIMAPDNNFEYEKISNLRRWQLTQRMVQHFWKRWSQECLTQFFQRYKWKGKVPDIKVGDVVLVKEDNLPPAKWMYGLVVKLHPGNDEVTRVVTLRYRGSHIQRPTSKLCVLPVRET from the coding sequence ATGGCCACAAGAGCCGTTCATATAGAAGCAGTATCCGATCTTACTTCAGAAGGTTTTTTGGCAGCTTTCAAACGTTTTGTTGCTAGACGAGGTCGTTGTATTCAGTTGTGGAGTGACAACGGCACCAATTTTGTAGGTGCTTCTAAGGAGTTGCGGAATTTGTTTGCAATTGAGAAATCCCAAATGCCAGTTGACATTGCATCATCATTGGCTAACAATGGTACAGAGTGGCGCTTTATTCCTCCTCATGCTCCAAATTTCGGTGGAGTGTGGGAAGCAGGCATAAAGAGCACTAAACATCATCTGCGTCGCGTAATCGGCGATTCTACTCTTACTTATGAAGAGCTGGCGACGGTCTTGGTGCAAATTGAGGCGTGTCTCAATTCGCGACCATTGTCCGTGGCTAGCTCCGACTCAGGTGATCCCAACCCGTTAACACCGGGTCATTTTTTAATAGGGGAGCCATTGATTATGGCTCcggataataattttgaatacgaGAAAATTTCCAATTTGCGTCGTTGGCAGTTAACCCAAAGGATGGTCCAGCATTTTTGGAAGCGTTGGTCCCAAGAGTGTCTAACCCAATTTTTTCAAAGGTACAAGTGGAAAGGCAAGGTTCCCGATATCAAGGTAGGAGACGTGGTCTTAGTTAAGGAGGACAATTTGCCTCCTGCGAAATGGATGTACGGATTGGTGGTAAAATTACATCCGGGTAATGATGAGGTGACACGTGTTGTCACATTGAGATATAGGGGTTCTCACATACAAAGACCGACTTCGAAACTATGTGTGTTGCCCGTTAGagaaacataa
- the LOC123698752 gene encoding uncharacterized protein LOC123698752: MVSLITESTVQALGLKKIPNKVRISGVGGQEDSLASRSMVEVKIRSIYNPKFTMVVQAHVLGKLTSFLPSRRVNVQLWPELSHLQLADPKYEVPNKIDLLLGAEVYAQVLEDGMIKGPPGCPLAQKTHLGWILSGHIQSEILDSETHQQPRVIVSMHAGCNEDELLKRFWEIEAEPCLASHKIMTIEEKACEDIFERTTKRDREGRYIVDLPFRPEVKHEFGDTRSVAVQRLRSLEKRFKNIELKNNYTQVLKEYLLLGHMEKVQEDSEETRRRSVWLPHHAVVRPDKSTTKTRVVFNASDRSANGISLNDTLMVGPRLQPELRHIIMRWRLHPICLIADIIKMYRQVKLKREHTDYHRIVWRDDNNEIQDYRLLTVTFGTSSAPYLAVKALQQVAVDEGGSYPLAAAKLKTDFYMDDLLTGCDSEREALRLYEEMNELLSKGGFKLQKWSSNSMEVMEGFEGNIEQDRELKEDDVTKVVGLFWNRRTDDFSYRVQFLSASLPATKREIISEICRLYDPLGWIAPCIITAKIFIQKLWMTGFGWDDKLPSELISEWITYREELFQLTNFQIPRWVQTRSKDTVVELHGFSDASHAAYAAVVYIRCISEDKQIKTHLVAAKTKVAPIKQISIPRLELCGAVLVTKLLLEVAEVLNIPISQLHAWTDSTIVLAWLSDHPSRWKTFIANRTSEILNHLEPCKWSYIQSKENPADCASRGILPTELVDNNLWKYGPDWLSKIDIQYGKPLSICTKTDLEERKVRVHAAIKENCEDIDIFLKFSSFTKLVRVVAYCRRFLKLKDPVETRTKFLPYLSAEELRDATMCCIRQHQLTWYPEEMKNLKQKNIIKKSKIDNLNPLIDELGIMRVGGRIENSYLKDSSKHPMIINGDSCLAKLIIADAHANTMHGGPQLTINYIRSTYWITKLKNLVRFHIHKCVRCIRNAAKFKLN, translated from the coding sequence ATGGTTTCTCTCATCACAGAATCCACGGTTCAAGCTCTTGGGCTAAAGAAAATTCCAAATAAGGTTCGTATTTCTGGAGTAGGAGGTCAGGAAGATTCTTTAGCGTCAAGATCTATGGTAGAAGTAAAAATCAGATCAATTTATAATCCCAAGTTTACCATGGTCGTTCAAGCGCACGTTCTCGGTAAGCTTACATCTTTTCTTCCATCAAGGAGAGTCAATGTGCAGTTGTGGCCAGAGCTGTCACACCTGCAATTGGCTGATCCAAAATATGAAGTCCCAAACAAAATTGATCTGTTGCTTGGTGCGGAGGTGTATGCCCAGGTACTGGAGGACGGCATGATAAAAGGTCCCCCTGGATGTCCGTTAGCACAGAAAACGCATTTAGGGTGGATATTATCTGGGCACATTCAATCAGAAATATTAGATTCTGAAACGCACCAACAACCGAGAGTGATCGTCAGCATGCACGCGGGATGCAATGAAGATGAACTACTAAAAAGGTTCTGGGAAATAGAAGCAGAGCCATGTTTGGCAAGCCATAAAATAATGACAATCGAAGAAAAGGCGTGTGAAGATATTTTTGAGAGGACAACTAAGAGAGACAGGGAGGGAAGATATATTGTCGACTTACCTTTCCGCCCCGAAGTGAAGCATGAATTTGGAGATACGCGAAGTGTAGCGGTGCAAAGGCTAAGGAGTTTAGAGAAAAGATTTAAGAACATCGAACTGAAGAATAATTATACGCAAGTGTTGAAGGAATATTTATTGCTGGGTCATATGGAAAAGGTACAGGAAGACTCGGAAGAGACGCGGAGACGTTCGGTATGGTTACCGCATCATGCAGTAGTCAGACCAGACAAAAGCACTACTAAGACGCGAGTAGTATTCAATGCGTCAGATAGAAGTGCTAATGGTATTTCGTTAAATGATACCCTGATGGTTGGGCCAAGACTACAACCAGAATTACGTCATATAATCATGAGATGGCGTCTCCACCCGATATGCCTAATAGCCGacatcataaaaatgtataggcAAGTAAAGCTGAAAAGGGAGCATACAGATTATCACCGAATTGTGTGGAGAGACGACAATAATGAAATCCAAGATTATCGTCTACTTACCGTTACCTTTGGCACTTCCAGTGCACCTTATTTAGCTGTCAAAGCTCTCCAACAGGTAGCAGTCGATGAGGGTGGGAGCTACCCCCTAGCTGCTGCAAAACTAAAAACAGACTTTTACATGGATGATCTGTTAACCGGGTGTGATTCTGAAAGGGAAGCATTACGATTATATGaagaaatgaatgaattgTTAAGTAAAGGAGGTTTTAAGCTACAGAAATGGAGTAGTAATAGCATGGAGGTGATGGAAGGTTTTGAAGGAAATATAGAACAGGACAGGGAACTTAAGGAGGATGACGTGACTAAAGTAGTAGGTCTCTTTTGGAATCGCCGTACCGATGACTTTAGTTATAGAGTTCAGTTTTTATCAGCGTCGCTTCCTGCAACCAAAAGAGAAATTATATCAGAAATTTGTCGACTGTACGATCCTCTTGGTTGGATCGCTCCATGCATCATCActgcaaaaatatttatacaaaaattatggATGACTGGATTTGGATGGGATGATAAATTACcgtctgaacttattagtgaATGGATAACTTACCGTGAGGAATTATTTCAGCTAACAAATTTCCAAATACCGCGATGGGTGCAAACCCGAAGCAAAGATACAGTTGTGGAGTTACATGGGTTTAGCGACGCTTCACATGCCGCCTATGCTGCTGTGGTTTATATTCGTTGCATTTCTGaagataaacaaattaaaactcaCCTGGTAGCTGCAAAAACTAAAGTTGCCCCGATCAAGCAAATCTCCATACCTCGACTGGAACTCTGCGGTGCGGTGTTGGTAACTAAATTATTACTTGAAGTAGCTGAAGTATTGAACATACCAATTTCACAGTTGCATGCTTGGACAGATTCCACCATCGTCCTGGCGTGGCTTAGTGACCATCCCAGTCGGTGGAAAACATTCATAGCCAACCGGACTTCTGAAATTCTAAATCATTTAGAACCTTGTAAGTGGTCGTATATACAGTCCAAAGAAAATCCCGCTGACTGCGCGTCACGTGGAATACTACCTACTGAGctagttgataataatttgtgGAAGTACGGTCCGGATTGGTTAAGTAAGATTGATATTCAGTATGGTAAACCGCTTTCCATATGCACTAAAACTGACCTGGAAGAAAGAAAGGTTAGAGTACATGCTGCAATTAAGGAGAACTGTGaagatatagatatatttttaaaattttcatcttTTACGAAGCTGGTGAGAGTAGTCGCCTACTGCAGAAGATTCCTGAAATTGAAGGATCCCGTTGAAACTCGTACGAAATTTCTACCTTACCTTTCAGCTGAAGAGCTCCGAGATGCCACCATGTGTTGTATCCGTCAGCATCAGCTTACCTGGTACCCTGAAGAAATGAAGAATCTGAAACAGAAAAACATCATTAAAAAGAGTAAAATTGACAATTTAAATCCATTAATAGATGAATTAGGAATTATGAGGGTCGGAGGAAGGATAGAAAATTCTTACCTGAAGGATAGCAGCAAACATCCGATGATTATAAACGGTGACTCCTGCTTGGCGAAGTTGATTATAGCCGATGCTCACGCCAACACCATGCACGGAGGTCCCCAGCTGACTATCAACTACATACGTTCAACGTATTGGATCACCAAATTGAAAAATCTTGTACGATTTCACATACACAAATGCGTTAGATGCATAAGAAACGCGGCGAAGTTTAAACTCAATTGA